The following coding sequences lie in one Trichoderma breve strain T069 chromosome 1, whole genome shotgun sequence genomic window:
- a CDS encoding acetyltransferase (GNAT) domain-containing protein has protein sequence MSTVKLPPEELVDSDIQLRRWRSDDVDKLHALVNRSLPELSPWMPWAANGYSKEDAVEALRLGSEGWDAGEEFDYAIVVSNQVRGSCRIVKRGGPGVFELGYWLGSGETGRGLATRASALLVGIAFDLGADCVEVRNDESNNRSGLVPLRLGFNCLGPREIPAWEQQLWDQQSESASRSDIVWRMSRDDYRKSRQNLPDETPVADSGS, from the coding sequence ATGTCAACCGTGAAACTACCACCAGAAGAACTTGTTGACAGCGACATACAACTTCGCCGCTGGCGTAGTGACGATGTCGATAAATTACACGCCCTAGTTAACCGATCACTACCGGAACTCTCGCCATGGATGCCGTGGGCAGCAAATGGTTATTCCAAAGAAGACGCAGTGGAGGCTCTACGCTTGGGCAGCGAGGGTTGGGACGCCGGCGAAGAATTCGACTACGCAATCGTTGTCAGTAACCAAGTTCGCGGTTCGTGTAGAATCGTCAAAAGAGGTGGTCCTGGTGTCTTTGAGCTGGGGTACTGGTTAGGGAGTGGAGAGACAGGGCGTGGACTGGCCACCAGGGCTTCAGCTCTCCTCGTCGGCATCGCTTTCGACCTGGGAGCCGATTGTGTAGAGGTTCGAAACGACGAAAGCAATAACAGGAGCGGCCTGGTTCCGCTTCGACTTGGTTTCAATTGCTTAGGGCCTCGAGAAATACCTGCGTGGGAGCAACAGCTTTGGGACCAGCAGTCGGAATCAGCGAGCAGATCCGACATAGTGTGGCGGATGAGTCGAGATGATTATCGGAAATCTCGACAGAATTTACCTGATGAAACCCCAGTAGCAGATTCTGGCAGTTGA
- a CDS encoding prion-inhibition and propagation domain-containing protein, which yields MDPVGNTIGLLRFVLNSFSQIQLAREFESEFGRYQLKLDLIQLRLSRWGEIVKFNNNNSIARERIPAPSGGSGNPGNPTGNPTALDLATPINGTEGLENPTGDPTTGILLEIRDTVAKAQRDARKIKNGSSSDQLLDADACIPADLRGLHNRFKGLIGRRTSQTVKVVDGLKWAFYKRDHFDRFIADISSLTDNLEGLLPEVDKQKLWKLSSDECKGINKPNLEELKDISFSPLAPMHTRLAAFRYRRLSGMRST from the coding sequence ATGGATCCTGTTGGTAATACAATCGGACTATTACGTTTTGTGCTCAATTCCTTCAGCCAAATCCAACTGGCACGAGAATTTGAAAGCGAATTTGGAAGATATCAGCTAAAGCTTGATCTGATCCAGCTGCGCCTCTCTCGATGGGGTGAAATCGTCAAGTTCAACAACAATAACAGCATCGCAAGGGAACGTATCCCAGCGCCTTCTGGTGGGTCTGGAAACCCAGGAAACCCAACGGGGAATCCTACAGCTCTAGATCTCGCAACGCCTATCAATGGAACAGAAGGCCTGGAAAATCCAACAGGGGATCCTACAACTGGAATTCTCCTCGAAATCCGAGACACCGTTGCCAAGGCTCAGAGAGACGCCAGGAAGATAAAGAATGGCTCCTCATCAgaccagcttcttgacgctgATGCATGCATCCCAGCTGATCTCAGAGGATTGCATAATCGCTTCAAAGGCCTCATTGGTAGACGGACATCTCAGACGGTCAAAGTGGTAGACGGTCTGAAATGGGCTTTTTACAAACGAGACCACTTCGACAGATTTATCGCAGACATTTCCTCTCTTACAGATAATCTGGAAGGTCTGTTACCTGAGGTTGATAAGCAGAAACTCTGGAAACTCAGCAGCGATGAGTGCAAAGGGATCAACAAGCCCAACCTAGAGGAGCTGAAAgacatttctttttctccgttGGCACCTATGCACACCAGATTAGCCGCCTTCCGCTATCGACGCCTTTCCGGTATGCGCAGTACATGA
- a CDS encoding 2OG-Fe(II) oxygenase superfamily domain-containing protein has protein sequence MANNIDQHSGIPVIDLAPTRSGSDEDVQIVAKKLYEAFKNVGFAYVKNHGVPEDVVNEAFNWSRKFFNLPQSDKDLAPHPPEAWHHRGYSSVGREKVSQMIFDEASLAAARNVPDVKESFDIGRDDDEARMSNVWLPRNVLPGFREFFEEFYEICYAAEMELLRLVALGMGLEKEYFVGYHVKKDNQIRLLHYPTIEDNLLRQGKAERIAAHTDFGTITMLFQDDVGGLEVEDVNEKGKFNPAPYIPGTAVVNIGDFLMRWSNDELKSTMHRVKAPPLVKGEEEISKDKTTRERYSIVYFMCADMEKTVDCVPGCWGPERPKKYEPVNCMEYINMRMEALY, from the exons ATGGCAAATAACATTGATCAGCACTCGGGCATCCCCGTCATCGATCTTGCACCAACTCGATCTGGTTCGGATGAGGATGTCCAAATCGTGGCTAAGAAATTATATGAGGCTTTCAAAAATGTTGGCTTTGCGTATGTGAAGAATCACGGCGTGCCTGAGGATGTTGTTAATGAAGCGTTTAATTGG AGTCGCAAATTTTTCAACCTCCCGCAAAGTGATAAAGATTTAGCTCCTCATCCACCAGAGGCATGGCACCATCGCGGCTACTCAAGCGTGGGCCGCGAAAAGGTGTCGCAGATGATCTTTGACGAGGCGTCGCTCGCCGCAGCACGGAACGTACCCGATGTGAAGGAGTCATTTGACATTGGAcgcgacgacgacgaagcaCGTATGTCAAATGTGTGGCTACCGCGGAATGTCCTCCCGGGATTTCGGGAGTTCTTTGAAGAGTTTTATGAAATTTGTTATGCTGCTGAAATGGAGCTGCTGAGGCTCGTTGCGCTGGGGATGGGACTCGAGAAGGAGTATTTCGTGGGGTACCATGTGAAGAAGGATAACCAGATTCGGCTGCTGCATTATCCGACCATCGAGGATAATCTTTTACGGCAGGGAAAAGCGGAGAGGATAGCTGCCCATACCGATTTCGGAACAATCACGATGCTGTTCCAAGATGATGTCGGGGGGCTCGAGGTAGAGGATGTCAATGAAAAGGGGAAATTTAATCCTGCGCCGTACATACCCGGCACGGCGGTGGTGAATATTGGGGATTTTTTGATGCGCTGGAGCAATGATGAGTTGAAGTCGACGATGCATCGGGTCAAGGCTCCGCCGTTGGTGAagggcgaggaagagatCTCGAAGGATAAGACGACGAGGGAGAGATATTCGATTGTGTATTTTATGTGTGCGGATATGGAGAAGACGGTGGATTGTGTGCCTGGCTGTTGGGGGCCTGAGAGGCCGAAGAAGTACGAGCCGGTGAATTGCATGGAGTATATCAATATGCGGATGGAAGCTCTTTATTAG
- a CDS encoding fungal zn(2)-Cys(6) binuclear cluster domain-containing protein, with protein MPNTGRPSRDCHLCRQRRVKCDLARPACQRCIKYGAQCPGYRDQQELVFRNADPTVVKKRKKRAPLPQSPSSQSSSSSSSSSSSDGGVLTTPSLSPNGDFVFTSSTDLVLVNGANYNARPPLLRPVYEHWTSHSIPIILDVYSNLDFIKDMYRDYTDDGPLIWAAHLFSRTYVTNMQYSTALSRSSDDETQRELGGYLGKTLNLVSEALKTPEGAQRDDILATVWILTNYELLIGSLSRTEVLSPWHLHARGLYSILKARGCAPLLKPEGRKSFWPAYSMVQIQALITNTECPPESGEWLETIDRLLPLHPGEGLGLAISYFIIKICSVQARIFNLLRRRDFPGASRDYPDLFAQMKAAEQEFEDWIEKNYVGTHILEIYAMSLYHSAIVKGYHVMRLLINFLTHYPPCPIPLEQLNEDREYSVKTAQNAAQGILESVPRVLGPLSSSRDKSPKTVFDALRVIWPLISVYVMDICRPEQRLAAEGLLFYIGRELGVRQALNTYPDTLTLPPEAKEPLGV; from the exons ATGCCCAACACAGGCAGACCTAGCCGGGATTGTCACCTGTGCCGCCAGCGGCGAGTCAAG TGCGACCTTGCCCGTCCCGCCTGTCAGAGATGCATCAAATACGGCGCCCAGTGCCCCGGATATCGGGATCAACAGGAGCTGGTCTTCCGCAACGCCGATCCTACGGTTgtcaagaagcgcaagaagcGTGCGCCCCTGCCGCAGTCCCCTAGCAGCCagtcatcgtcgtcttcctcttcgtcttcgtcatccgaTGGAGGAGTGCTCACGACGCCGAGCCTCTCCCCGAACGGAGACTTTGTCTTCACCTCCTCAACAGACCTCGTCTTGGTTAATGGCGCAAACTACAATGCGCGACCTCCGCTCCTCCGGCCGGTGTATGAACACTGGACGTCCCACTCCATTCCCATCATCCTTGATGTCTACTCTAATCTTGATTTCATCAAGGACATGTATCGCGACTACACAGATGACGGGCCCCTCATCTGGGCTGCCCATCTCTTTTCTCGCACGTACGTGACTAATATGCAGTACTCGACGGCTTTGAGCAGGAGCTCCGATGATGAGACGCAGCGCGAGCTGGGTGGTTACCTAGGCAAGACCCTGAATTTAGTCAGCGAGGCGCTCAAGACGCCTGAAGGTGCTCAACGAGACGATATTCTCGCCACGGTATGGATTCTTACAAATTACGAG TTGCTCATTGGCTCCCTTTCTCGCACTGAAGTCCTCAGCCCATGGCATTTACACGCTCGTGGGTTATACAGCATCCTCAAGGCAAGGGGCTGCGCCCCTCTACTCAAACCTGAGGGTCGCAAATCCTTCTGGCCAGCCTATAGCATGGTG CAAATTCAAGCTCTCATTACCAATACAGAGTGTCCTCCGGAATCCGGGGAATGGCTCGAAACAATAGACCGGTTACTACCGCTACATCCGGGCGAGGGCCTAGGGCTGGCCATCTCctatttcatcatcaagattTGTAGCGTTCAGGCTCGtatcttcaatctcctccgaCGTCGTGACTTTCCAGGGGCATCCAGAGATTATCCCGATCTCTTTGCTCAGATGAAGGCTGCCGAACAAGAATTTGAAGACTGGATTGAAAAGAACTATGTCGGGACTCACATTTTGGAGATTTATGCAATGAGCCTGTATCATTCTGCCATCGTCAAAGGGTACCATGTTATGCGGCTCCTCATCAATTTTCTTACACATTACCCCCCGTGCCCGATTCctctcgagcagctcaacgAGGATCGAGAATACAGCGTCAAAACGGCCCAGAATGCGGCGCAAGGGATTTTAGAGAGCGTCCCACGTGTACTCGGACCCCTCTCTAGTAGTAGAGACAAGTCTCCTAAAACGGTGTTTGATGCCCTGCGAGTCATATGGCCACTTATTTCCGTGTATGTAATGGATATTTGCCGACCGGAACAGCGACTCGCTGCGGAGGGCCTTCTCTTCTATATTGGTCGAGAATTAGGAGTGCGACAGGCATTGAACACGTATCCGGACACGTTGACTCTGCCACCAGAGGCAAAAGAGCCGCTGGGAGTATGA
- a CDS encoding glutathione-dependent formaldehyde-activating enzyme domain-containing protein: MPHYADRKDLFPMQGGCPCGHIRYQINLPPLIVQTCHCTLCQRQIGSAFAINAIIESSAITLLPSAPLTTPPSKADAAQASSSPAVCGVLPAFADFTNAATTATVPPQSTSSTTAASASAAPNSPILVTIPTQSKVGQTVAQCPLCRGSLWNYYADGGLFMTYLITSTLDRPWELEPDVHIFTRSKRDFITINDGKPQFEGQYPDRSVFFRPDCKARVDALLEKQVAWRKQLKAAYKAQFAKI, translated from the coding sequence ATGCCGCACTACGCAGACCGAAAAGACCTTTTCCCCATGCAAGGCGGCTGTCCCTGCGGCCACATCCGCTACCAAATCAATCTCCCTCCCCTCATCGTCCAGACCTGCCACTGCACCCTCTGCCAGCGCCAAATCGGCAGCGCCTTCGccatcaatgccatcatcgaaTCCTCCGCCATCACCCTCCTCCCATCCGCCCCCCTCACCACCCCGCCCAGCAAGGCCGACGCAGCGCAAGCCTCGTCGTCTCCAGCCGTATGCGGCGTCCTCCCCGCCTTTGCCGACTTCACCAACGCAGCAACCACAGCAACTGTTCCTCCTCAATCCACAAGCTCTACtactgctgcttctgcttctgctgcacCAAACTCTCCCATCCTAGTGACAATCCCAACCCAATCAAAAGTCGGCCAAACCGTCGCCCAATGCCCCCTCTGCCGCGGCAGCCTGTGGAATTACTACGCAGACGGCGGCCTCTTCATGACATacctcatcaccagcacCCTCGACCGCCCCTGGGAGCTCGAGCCCGACGTGCACATCTTCACCCGCAGCAAAAGGGACTTTATCACCATCAACGACGGCAAGCCCCAGTTCGAGGGCCAGTACCCGGACAGgtccgtcttcttcagaccCGACTGCAAGGCCAGGGTCGACGCCCTCTTGGAAAAGCAGGTCGCGTGGAGgaagcagctcaaggccgcTTACAAGGCTCAGTTTGCCAAGATTTAG